Within Pseudodesulfovibrio senegalensis, the genomic segment GTAAAGCCGTGGACACCGGTTCCCGTGGTAAACACGAGCATGGTGGACGAACCGTACAGGATGTATCCGGCAGCCACCTGCTCAACGCCCGGCTGGAGAACGTCCGAAGTCATGAGTGGTTCCGACGACGGGCTCACCCGGCGATAAATGGAAAAAATGGTTCCGATGTTGACGTTCACGTCAATGTTGGAAGACCCGTCCAAAGGATCAAAAATGATAATGTAGCCGCCCTGGGGCAGGCCGTGAGGAATTTCGATGATATCGGCATTTTCTTCGGAGGCCATGGCACAGAGGACACCGGACCGGGCCAAACGATGGATGAGAATCCGGTTGGCGTACTCGTCCAGTTTTTTGACCTCTTCGCCCTGCACGTTGGTGTCTCCGGTAAAACCAAGAACGTCAACAAGGCCGGCCTTGTTGACCTGACGTGAAATGATTTTCGCGGAAAGGACGATTTCATTGAACAACCGGGTGAATTGACCGGTGGCCTTTGGCACCATGTTCTGGTGCAGGATGATGTGTTCGGTAACCGTAACTTGTTGTGGCAACGCCTTCTCCTTGGGCAATCACGCCGTGCTCACGACGCAAGGGAACCATACGGTTCCTGCTAGTAATCGGGGTCAACGCTCTTGGTGGCGTATACGTATTCGTCTTCGCCGATAAACCGTGCAAGCCAAGTATAGTAGGTATCGCCCACCTTGACCTGTCCAGTGACGTCGTCTTCCAGCAATTCTTCCCACGGCTGGTCAAGAATTCCGGCCTCATCCACCTCAGCACCAGAGTTCCATACGCCGCCGCCAGGATGAATTATGATCAATTCCTCAGGGTTCGGGCTGAAGCGAATCACTGTTCGGGGGTCAAAACCGGCCACAATCAGCCCCTTGAAATCCGTATCCTCGAAATATGGTGTTCCCACATACAGTTCGGGGCCCAGTTCCGGGTAATCCGCCACGGTTTCAAGAAAAATCTTTCGCCATTGACCGATAAAAACCAGTGGTTTGCTGAACCGTTTAAGGGGAACGGCCGGACGCTGGTCCAAAATGTTACCTTCAGCATCCGTGTAAAAAGCGCGATCCAGCCAGGGGAAACGGGCCATGAGCAGGCTGAACCACTCGTCATCAGGCACCGTATCCCGGTCGGCGATGAACCGAGTCAATTGCAGAAGGGGCGCGTCCACAGGTGTAATAAGACGAGCCAATTT encodes:
- the fbp gene encoding class 1 fructose-bisphosphatase codes for the protein MPQQVTVTEHIILHQNMVPKATGQFTRLFNEIVLSAKIISRQVNKAGLVDVLGFTGDTNVQGEEVKKLDEYANRILIHRLARSGVLCAMASEENADIIEIPHGLPQGGYIIIFDPLDGSSNIDVNVNIGTIFSIYRRVSPSSEPLMTSDVLQPGVEQVAAGYILYGSSTMLVFTTGTGVHGFTLDPGVGEFLLSHPNIRIPEQGKIYSVNEGYSQYWDEPTREVVNYFKSSENNHKKPYSARYIGSLVADFHRNLLYGGIFLYPADLRDPKKPAGKLRLLCEANPMAMLVEQAGGMAIDGHKRILEIDPDHLHQRVPLFIGSRDDVKKVQQIYAKYNSPGL